One part of the Oceanidesulfovibrio indonesiensis genome encodes these proteins:
- a CDS encoding DUF4372 domain-containing protein, with protein MELVSKQLTQKENLDVAHHNTILSQLLSLIPRHDFERLERKHSSGRQPRIFTRWSQFVCLAF; from the coding sequence ATGGAATTGGTGTCTAAGCAACTCACACAAAAGGAGAATTTGGACGTGGCACACCATAACACAATCCTTTCTCAACTGCTATCCTTGATCCCCAGACATGATTTTGAGCGCCTTGAACGCAAGCACTCCAGCGGACGCCAACCACGCATTTTCACCCGGTGGAGCCAGTTTGTATGCCTGGCCTTCAT